The genomic stretch TAATTGGAATTGCATTCCTTACGAGTGCACCAATAAAACTTGTAATCTTTGAACCGTTAGGCTCAATTAGTAGTCCACTTTCGCTCCAATGCGCATCTAATAGTATGCCTTGGTCTCGTTTCCGAATGACTTCCTTCATAAGTGTTATTCCTCTTCTAATTTCCGCTTCCTGATCAACAATGCTCTCATGATctccatcatcaatatcatcatgatCATGTGGTTGATCCTCGTTACTAGCCATCTAATTAACCTATAATAAGAAAAACATAATCAATGACACTCAAAAAATTCCATAATCAATTGAATATAAAACATAAACTTATTACATCATAAGATTACACTGTACACAATAATTTATTGATTAACACATTCAGACATACTAGTAACACTCACATAGTTACATTATCAAATATTATCATATAGTAATCACAGGATAACACGATGAacaatgaaaataaaacaaaaaataggtACTAAATATCACTCACATCTTTCACtaacatctttttcttttcttggttgAAATACGAATTACTTGTTTCTTAGCAATGCGGACGTCAGAATTGATCCAAATTCCCTCATCATGATCCTTTCTGATATATGATTCATTCGTTATACTATTCTCATCTTGATCATTCTGTCTAACACTTGACTGATTCTCAAcatcaatatcaccttgatctacaCCGGTATCATCAACcactttgttagataaaagcactatagaccatttcgtactcgACGGGTCAGTGACAtaaaacacttgtttagcttgagatgCTAGAAtaaaaggctcatctttgtaccccaccctattaAGATCAACTTGCagaaatcctgacttatccattcgtatgccattactatttacccacttgcaaccaaagatAGGAATCTTAaacttctcgtaatcaaacacccAAATGTGCtcaataaccccaaaatatgacaaatttgcataTTTCGGGTTTAAGTCCTTcatacttgatatgtgcattgcttcagctagcacggtgacaccactattttgcatagaaCTCTTATCAtcttgttctttggtataaaatgtgtatccatttaTTGCGTATGCGCTGTGAGAAAACACATGCAAACTTGGACCATATGccaaacatctcaacctttctgttattgAAGCGGGATCTGAAGAgtgctttgaataaatatgatccttaAACCATTGTATAAAACTTTGATTATGCTCTTGTACTATCCAATTTTCATTTCTGTTTTGATTTAACCCTCGGAgtacaaccttgtgcatttcaacatatggCTCAACCTCACTGTCATTGTGTAGAACATACAACTGCACTTGCTCCCGTTCAACCCTTGATATTGTCACAATTTTATTTCCAATTAATTTTTTACCTTcccttttttcaaaaatatgagtTTTGGGGAGCCCAACGGATTGAACATTGGAcaaatattcagtacaaaactcaaccgcttcttcaacaatgtatcgttcaACAATACAACCCTCTGGGCGACTCcggtttttcacgtacccttttaatattttcatataacgttcagcaggatacatccatctcatataagctggtccacacaactgtgtctctttcacaagatgaacaacAAGATgtaccattatgtcaaaaaaagagggaggaaaatacatttcaagctCACACAAGGTAATAACTATTTCTTTTTGCAGTGTTGGTAAGACCTcaggatcgatcaccttactacAGATTGACCTAAAGAAAAAACACAATTTAGTGAtggcgcttcttactttttctggcaaaatggaacgtatacctattggtagaaaatgctccattataacatgacaatcatgtgtCTTTAAACTCTTCAACTTAAGGTCTTTCATAGACACGAGTCTTCTGATATCTGAAGAGTATccttctggaacttttacttcactTAGAAACTTGCACAATATttttttctcctttctagatagagtaaaAGCAGCAGGTggtagatatgttcgtcttcctttcttcACTGGTCTCAATTCAGTTCTTATTCCCATCGTTAACATGTCCTCCCTTGcattaacgccatccttagactttccctttatattgagtaacgtaccaatAACActttcaaatacatttttttcaatatgcataacatcgagaAAATGTCTCACATACAAAGACTTCCAATATGG from Vicia villosa cultivar HV-30 ecotype Madison, WI linkage group LG4, Vvil1.0, whole genome shotgun sequence encodes the following:
- the LOC131595158 gene encoding uncharacterized protein LOC131595158 translates to MDKKWMNADRLSKEYENGVLEFVKFAVEHVKDVGRMKCPCLGCCYGDRVDAAGLKSHLLTHGIDRSYKCWIYHGEKINENVEPGEKSNTTTYAPDDNDTDTYDCDRVEEIAEALEEDLKDCPKMFERLVSDAEKPLYKGCNKFTRLSAILKLYNLKAGNGWSDKSFTELLALLRDMLPEDNVLPNRTYEAKKMLCSIGMSYDKIHACPNDCILFRNEYASLNECPKCGLSRYKKKMSPAKVLWYFPIIPRFRRMFRSETDARHLTWHADERIIDGKYRHPADSPQWSKIDDDYRDFGEEARNLRLALSTDGMNPHGLQSISHTTWPVILMIYNLPPWLCMKRKYMMLSMLISGPKQPGNDIDVYLTPLIEDLKILWENGVEVYDGYRKESFNLRAMLFGTINDFPAYGNLSGYSIKGQKACPVCEDETDTTRLDLCQKNVFLGHRRFLHSKHHYRGWRQAFNGKAEQRKAPPILTGDQIFEKVKDVSTQFGKPFAHEVVKGGWKKRSIFFELPYWKSLYVRHFLDVMHIEKNVFESVIGTLLNIKGKSKDGVNAREDMLTMGIRTELRPVKKGRRTYLPPAAFTLSRKEKKILCKFLSEVKVPEGYSSDIRRLVSMKDLKLKSLKTHDCHVIMEHFLPIGIRSILPEKVRSAITKLCFFFRSICSKVIDPEVLPTLQKEIVITLCELEMYFPPSFFDIMVHLVVHLVKETQLCGPAYMRWMYPAERYMKILKGYVKNRSRPEGCIVERYIVEEAVEFCTEYLSNVQSVGLPKTHIFEKREGKKLIGNKIVTISRVEREQVQLYVLHNDSEVEPYVEMHKVVLRGLNQNRNENWIVQEHNQSFIQWFKDHIYSKHSSDPASITERLRCLAYGPSLHVFSHSAYAINGYTFYTKEQDDKSSMQNSGVTVLAEAMHISSMKDLNPKYANLSYFGVIEHIWVFDYEKFKIPIFGCKWVNSNGIRMDKSGFLQVDLNRVGYKDEPFILASQAKQVFYVTDPSSTKWSIVLLSNKVVDDTGVDQGDIDVENQSSVRQNDQDENSITNESYIRKDHDEGIWINSDVRIAKKQVIRISTKKRKRC